Below is a window of Culturomica massiliensis DNA.
CAAATCCGTCACCGTAATATAAGGCTTGCCCTGTCCCCATACGGCACAAAGTAAAAAACTGACTATACAAAACGTCAAAAGTGACTTTACCATTAAATAAATAAGCTTGTTTTGAACAAAAATAGAAATATTTTTATAAATTTATTATTTTATTTACACAAATTAAAAAACAATGAACGGCCGTTACCCGGAAATACAGGAACTATTGCAAAAAGTAGAAAAAACATACGGAGAAAAATTAAGTACTTCCAGCGACTATTTCTGCTTATATTCGGATATCAAACAGAAAGTAAAAGCAAATATCAGTTTCTCCACTCTCAAAAGAATATACGGATACGTACCCTATTCTTCTTCACCCCGGATAGCGACATTGAATGTACTCGCCCGGTACATTGGAGAACGGAATTTTGACTCATTCTGTGAAAAGTTGAAAAAAGAAAATTTCAATCAATCCCATTTTTTTACTTCGGACAACATACAGAGTTGTGAATTAGCAACCGGTCAATCCTTGGAAATAGCCTGGGCTCCCAATCGGTATCTCAAACTGCTGCACCTGGGAAATTCCCGTTTCCGGGTGACAGAAAGCCGGAATTCCCAAATTCAGATTGAAGACGTATTTTGTGCTTCCGAATTTATTTTGGGAATGCCTCTTTTTTTGCACGATCTAGAGCGGGAAGGTCTTGATCAACACATGTTTATTGCCGGCAAGAAGGGAGGATTGACATTGTTAAACCGCATTTGAATATATGACACCTGATACGGATACATCATCGGAATTTATCACCGGAAATTACCTCCGTTTTTCCGACACTTTTTGCGATATTCGGGAATTTCAGAATTCTTCCGGAGGGTATGCCTTACTATACTCGGCACACAAAGAAGGCCGTATGTTTATCCTGAAAGGCCTGAAACCTGCCTACCAAAACAACCCGGTTTACATTACGCTGTTACGCAAAGAATATGAAATCGCATATCCTTTGGATCATCCTTCCCTTTATAAAGCAATCGCCTTTGAGAATATCGAAAAGACCGGCCCTTGCATTGTCCTGGAATTTATAGACGGCTTATCGTTGAGGGATATGTTGCTGCAAAACCGAATCACAACAAACATTGCAGTAAAATTAATCCGGGAATTAATTGATGTCACCACTTATCTGCACCGGCATCAGGTGATACACCGGGATATCAAACCGGAAAATATAATTGTTACACATCAAGGAAATCATCTAAAGCTCATCGATTTCGGACTCGCCAACAACGACTCTTACAAACCGGGGCCGGGAGGTGTCGGCAGTAAACATTATGCAGCCCCCGAACTTTTGGAAAAAGGCCGGTCTTCTCCCCAAAGCGATATCTATTCCATCGGTATTATCATCAAGGAACTGGCCCACAATGCAAAGCTCCCCAAAACATATAACCGGGTTGCCCGGAAAGCAACAGCCCCCTCCGCTGAGAAACGCCATATTTCGACAGAACACCTGAAAAAAAAGCTGGAAAGAAAACCATACTTTTCTATCGTTTTTACAATCTGCCTTGCATTTCTTATCCTGGTTTCTTCCGGTTATTTCATTTCCATCTCCCCAAAACAACAACCGGAAAGTAAAAATATTCAGGATATCTATTACAATTGTTATCTGAAAATCGATTCTTTATTGAAAAACGCTGAAATTACTCCTGGTATCGACATTTCCCGTCCTTTCTATGATTTTCAAAAAGACTCCGTGACTCTGATCCGTAAATTCTCCGAAACGATAGAAAACGAATACGGTACTTACCGGACTTCATTGGAATATAAAAAAAGTCTTCGTTGGGCCCGGCAATGTTTACAAAAATGGCTGGACGATTCCCGCAGACAATATGCCAGCTCCTTAAAAGCAGCCGTCATAAAACACTTTGATTCCAAGGCAAATCCCCTTCCCTGGACTGTCATACGACAGCAATACATCGACCGATTCGGCTCAATAGCCCGACAAAACACAGAGTTTATTGAACGCCATACCCTATCTTTGATTTACGGTTGACGTTCCCTCCAATAGCTGATGCATGAACCCCAATAAATATTTTTGATTTACGATTTTAGATTTACGACTCTGTCGCAACTTGATTCGTTATTTACAACGGGCTAACTTGTGTCTCCAATCAAAATCGTAAATCAAAACGTTCTTTTTATGGCTCCAAAACTCTGCAACTCTGTAACTCATTGCCTGTATTTCAATTTAAAATCATAAATCTAAAATTGAAACTCATTCGTTTTTAAGCACTTCCACCGGATTCGCATTGGCCGCCTTCCAACTCTGCCAACTGATCGTCAGCAAAGTAATCGACAATACAATCACACCGGCCAACAGAAATACCCATACCGAAAGAGATGTTTTATATGCAAAGCCGGACAACCAAACAGATATAGCATACCAGGACAGAGGACAAGCTAATACAAAAGACAATACCACCATCCGGATAAAATCCCGGTTAAGGAAAATAATCATTTGCCAGTTTGTGGCCCCGTTTACTTTTCTGACACCGATCTCTTTCGCCTTATATTTCGAATTAAACAACACCAGGCCGTACACCCCCATCAAGGCCAATAAAATTGTCGCCAAACCGAAAATATTCACCAGCGTACCCAATCTTTCTTCTCCTTTATACAAACTGTTCAGATGATCGTTGAGAAAACGTACATCTCCCCCATACGTGGGTGATAACTCACGAATTGTCTTACGTATATGCGTCAAAGCTTTATTCCGGGCCGCTCCGTTGATTTTAATATAAAAATAGTTCCCGGCCCATTCTTCATTCACAGCCAACAACAAGGGCCGAATACTTTGCTGCAAGGGCAATATATTGAAATCTTTCAGAATCCTTCCCACTCTCATACCGGCCATTTCCTTTCCCATAGGATCGAAATGATACGTCTTTTTGAAAGTTTCATTCACCATCACCATACTGTCCTGAGTAGATACGAAACGGTCCCCTTCGATCACTTCTATTCCGAAAAAATTCAGGTAATTAGGCGCAATCATACTCACATCGCACTCTATTCGTTTTTGTTCCCCGTCGATCATATCATCGAAAAACCAGTGCTGCATTCCGGTATCCCCGATCAATTCGGAAGCAAATGTAACGTCGGTGACAGCCGGATTCTGTCGCAATTCATTCACAAATGCAGTACGCTTTTGAACCATGTCCTTATTGCTTTTCAGATAAACAATATGTTCCTTCTCTATGCCCCAGGGACGATTCTTTACCATCTCCAGTTGCCTTCCGATAAACAGAATACCGATAATCAAAGCAACGGCAACCGTATACTGAAATACCATTAGTGTATTCCGTAAAAAAATTCCCCGGGGAGATAAAGCCTGTGAACCTTTCAAAACCAAAGCCGGAGAGAAAGAGGTCATATAAAAAGCCGGATAACATCCCGCCAACACCCCCACGATTAAGCTGACAGAGCCTACTCCTGCCAATAGTCCGGAATGAACAAAAGGATTCAAAGAGGTATACATCACCTCCTGCACAAAGGTCTGGCCCAGTAGATAACACCAGAATACGCCCAAAAGAAAGGCCAGAAAAGAAAAGATCATTGCTTCGGAAATAACGCACCAACGCAAAAAACGATTACCAGCACCGAATGTTTTTTGGGTATTCAGACTCTTTATCCGGGAAGGTGCCAATGCCATCGAAAAATTAACGAAGTTAACGATAGCCACAACCAGTACCAGAATTCCGATCAACAAAAGTATATGAGTCATCATCCGGTTGCCGGCAGGTTCATGCAAATGCTGAACATCAGCAAAATAGATATCTTTCAGAGGCAAAAACATCAAATCATGATCTGCGAACATTTTCTCTCCTGAATTTTTTCCGGCCACAATCTTATCCAAACCGCGAAGTTTATCCACTAACATTTCCATATCGGTCCCTTCCGGAATCACATAATACGATTCATAATTCCACTGCGCCCATTGTGTTCCGCTACTGAAAGAGGCCGAATAAAGAACATTCTGAAAAGTCGAATTTTGAGGGACATCCCGGTACACGGCCGCCACAGTCATTTCCCGGGCGCCGTTAAACAATACTGTTCGCCCGATAACATCCGTTTCTCCGAAAAACTTCTGCGCCACACTCAAAGGTATAAACAACTGGCCGGGCATCGTCAATGCCTGACGATAATCGCCGGCCACCACCTCCAAATCGAATACCCGGACTACATTTGTATCGGCATAGGCCGGTCCTTCCTCAAAAAAATCCATGTTCCCGTCCGGTTTTACAACGGTAAAATTAGCCGATCTCCACGGTTTATCCACAAGGCACGATACTGAAAGCTCAGGGATTTCAGCACGGATAATCTCAAACCCCGGCAAAGGAAGCAAAGCCTGATAAATCGCTTCCGACGAATGCCGCAATTCCAAGCGATAAATACGGTCGGCTTTCGGAAAGCTGCTATTATAACTGTACTCGTAATTCACCTGTATCAATATCGCAATAAAAACGGCAAACGCCACAGACAAGCCCATAATGTTTAAAATACTGGCACTACGGGAACGTTGCAATACATTCAGAAAATTTCGATAAATACGTATCATAACTTCAAATTATTTTATTCGCTTTTCAACACTTCAACCGGATTAGTATTCGCAGCCTTCCAACTCTGCCAACAGATCATAATGCCGGCTATACACAGAGCCAATATTCCCGCTAAAGCAAAAACCCACCAATCTATCGTCGTCCGGTAGGCAAAACTCATCAGCCACCGGTTCATCGCATAATAACCTAACGGACAAGCAATAACGAAAGCAATAACAATCCATTTTATAAAACTGTTCATCAACATTTCCAATACTTCACCTATCGTCGCCCCGTTCACCCGCCGTATACCGATCTCTTTTATCCGCTGCTGAATGAAATAAGTTGCCATAGCCAGAATACCCATAGCAGAAAGTAATACGGCCAACCCACACAAATAACCGATCATGCCCGAAACCCGTTTTGTCCGGCTATACCATTGCCGGATAGCATCATCCATAAACGTCGCTTCAAAAGGAGTCCCTTCGCTCAATTGATTGTATACTTTCTTTATTTCATCAAACGTAGCAAACTGACGATCCCCCTGCAATTGCACCAGCATAGTCCAGGGTGTCTCCGGCCCCTGTAAAGGAGCAATCATGACAGGTTCCAACTTCTGCGAAAGGTCGCGGATATGAAAATCATTGACAATGCCGCGGACCGATGTCGTATGATTACCAACCTTAAATTCCACAGGCAAACCTTCCAGGCCCAATTGCCTCAAAGCCTCCTTATTCAGCCATACGCTCTGCTCTCTTAACACAACCCTCTCCGTTTGACCGTTTCTCATTGTCCATCTCATATACTCCCTTCCTTCCACATTGGATATTCCTGTAGGCGTCACCTGCAATCCCAACATCCGGAAAAAAGAAGTATCTACATTAAACGTCTGAAAACTCAAATGCCGTCCTTCATAATCAAACGAATAATTATTCCCGCCATCCAGCGGATCCCCCTGAACGAAGGCTACATCTCTCACGCCGGCCAACTTCAAAACTTCATTCCGTAATGTTTCTTTTTTTGCAGCATCCAACACATAAGAAAAACGGGCAATATTTTCCTGCTTGAAACCCATATCGTAATACTCCATAAAATGTGTCTGCTTAACTAATACGATTGTACAGATTGTCAACGCAATAGCTACTACATATTGAAAACTGATCAATACTTTGCTGTAAACCCCTTTTGTCTTTTTCCGGAAAGCTCCTTTCATCACTTCTATGGCATTAAAACGAGTGACAATCCAAGCCGGCACGAGACCGGAAATAACACCGATAAACACAATCACCGCCAATACCGCTAAAAACATCCAGGAAAAAAACAACGGCATTACTTCGATATGCGTATTCATCAATTGATTGAATAGCGGCTCTGCTAAAATGCTTAATCCGCAAGCAATAACAAAAGCCAATAAACACATGATCACCGACTCGGTAATATATTGCATAAACAACATCTTACGCGAACTCCCTAAAAGTTTCTTTACAGACATCTCCTTCGCCCGCATGCCGCCCTGAGCTATCGATAAATTGATATAATTGATAATCGCCAGCATAAGAATAACACCCCCAACAGCGATCAATACCCCTACCAATCCTTTACTGTTGTATTTTCTATTTCCTCCGCCATAAGGACTGAAATAAATCTGTTCCAAAGGCTCCACCACGACTTTTTTCGGACCGTCTTCTTCTCCATAATAGGAACCGTTTTTCTGAAAGCTACTTAAAATATCCTGTTCCCTGGCTTTCAAATCGGCTCCCGGTTTTTCCAATACGTACAAACTGAAAGTAGCTATCCCCATACTTTCCAATACATCGCCATCCGGCCATCCCCAATAATCTGTCAATCCTTTTATATTTACGGCGGCATCGAAATCCGGGAAATGGGTATTTTCAGGCATATCGGCCATAATTCCGGTAATAGGTACCGTTACTCCGGCAATCTTGATTTCTTTACCGACAGGCGATTCATTTCCATACAGTTTATGCGCCAGTGCCTGAGAAATAACCATACTGTGACGCCCTTGCAACACCTCATCCGGATTTCCCTGTACCAACGGAAAAGAAAACATCTGAAAGAAAGACGGACTTACATAGGCATAGGTATAACGAATTTTCTCCGTAGGTGAAACAGCTGCAAGACCGTCTTTATTGGTCATAAACAAACAGTAATCTTCTACTTCCGGAAACTGTTCCTTCAACATCGCCGCCATTGGTCCGGAATAACCGCTTCCCTTCTCACTGGCCAAACGTACAATCCGGTCTTTATGGGCATGAAAAACATCTACCGACAACTCTTGCCGGATATATACCGTCAATAAAACGACAAATGTCAGAGCCATTGCAAAGCCCAACACCGTAATCCCCGAATACAATTTATTCCGGAAAAGATTTCTGACAAAAAGTTTCACATCCGCTGTTCTCATAAGTTCTCTATTTAATAAATCTCTTTAACTATTTATGATTTACGATTCGACCACTACATATTCGTTTTTATTTTTTGACTCACAATCTTCTTTGTGACTTCTCAATTTTCACATATTAATCGAAATTATAAATTCATCTATTCGTTTTTCAGCACATCTACCGGATTAGCATTGGCCGCCTTCCAGCTTTGCCAGACTGTGGTCAATACGACAATCAGCAACATGATAATACCCGATAAGAGGAATACCCACGCCGATAAACCCGTTCGGTAAGCAAAATTCTGCAAATAATAATTCATAAAAAACCAGGCGACCGGACAGGCTATTACAAAAGCGATCCAGATCAATCGTAAAGATTCCCCGTTCAACATCCGGACAATTTCAGAAATCGTCGCTCCATTTACTTTCCGGATTCCGATTTCTTTGGCTCTGAAACGCGTATTAAACAACACCAGCCCGTAAACACCCATCAGAGCGATGAGAATAGTCACTCCGCCGAAAAGGGAAATCAGCCATCCCAGACGGTTCTCCTCCTCGTACATCATTTGCAAACGATCGTCCAAAAACAGAATTTCTCCCGAATGGCTATGCGCGAAATGTTGTATGTTTTCCCGGATATAATTCAAGGCTTCTTCCCGGGCAGAAGGTTCTATCCGAATGTAATAATAAACATCCGATCTGTTTTCCATAACCGACAAAATCAAAGGTTGTATGGCATATTGTGCTGTAAAATAGTTGAAATCGTACATTACGCCTTTTACCCGATGTCCTGAATAATTGACGGAAAAAGGATCTTTCAAACCATACTCCTTCATAAATGTTTCATTTACCAAAGCACGATAAGAAGTCGTATCCTTAAAGCCTTCCCCCTCTTTTATCCGGATTCCCCAAAAAGAAAGAAAATTCGGAGCTACGAATTCCATCCGGACAGTCAGCCAAGTCTTATTTTCACCGATCCAGGCCGCAGAGTTCCAAGAATCCATAGAACTTTCTTCACCAAAACGACTCGAAGCATACGTAATATCCCGGATAAAAGGAGCCCTCCGCAATTCAGTAAAAAAAGCAGAACGCTGACTGGAAAGTTCCTTATTCGTTTTCAAATAGACAACATTGTCCTTATCAATTCCCCATCCCCGCATTTTCATCATATTCAATTGTTTATAAATGAATATGACAGAAATAAGCAATCCCAGCGAAACGACAAACTGGAACACCATAAGCGTTTTCCTCAGATACACCCCATGCGGAGACAAAGCCCGGGACCCTTTCAGAACCAAAGCAGGAGAAAAAGCCGTCATATAAAAAGCCGGATAAATACCAGCCAGCAACCCGGTCAATATACTGATCCCCGCTACCAGAAAACATATCCCGATATGTTTGGCCGGATATACGGAAACCTTTATCAAATCGGATAAACCGATCGTATTCAGGAAGTAACAATATAAGAGTCCGATCACAAAAGCAAAAAATGAAAACAATACGGCTTCCGAAACGATGCAAAGCCTTAAAAAAGTCCGCGACGCTCCGAAAGTCCGTTGCGTATTCAATGCCTGCATCCTCACCGGAGACAACGCAATCGAAAAATTGACAAAATTTACCAATGCCACAGATAAAATCAAACCGCCTACAACCAACAGCAATAAAGTAAACGCCCGGTTCCCTCCATCCGTATTTCCTCCTTCCTCGGTAAAATATATCTCTTTCAAAGGTCGGAATTGTACCAATTCTTTACCTGCTTTCCTGACTTCATCGTATTCCCGTTGAAATTCTTCCTTAAATTCAGGTACCGTTAAAATTTTTCGTCCCAATGCCTGCACATCCGTCCCCGGCGATATTTCATAAAACTGCACATAATTCCAATTATTCATCCGCAAGCCGGAATTAAAATCATAGGAATATACCTTGTTTTTTATCGATGAGTTTTCCGGTAAATCCTGATACACGGCAGCCACTGTCATCTCCACATCCCTACACCTCACATTTTTCCCGACGGCGTTTTCATTGCCGAACCATTTCCGGGCAATACGCAGAGGTAATAAAAGCCGGTGCTTTTCCGTCAATGCGGCATGTGCATCCCCCGCCACAATCGGGATATCAAAAATCTCTACAATACCCGTATCGGCATAAGCCACTTCTTCTTTATAAAACAGCCTTTCTCCGTCTTCTCCCTGCAGGGTAAATTCCGCTTCACTCCCGTAATACTGGATGACCCCTACTTTACTCAACTCAGGCACAGACCGGCTGATCATTCCCGCCATCGGTACCGGTACCCCGGCATCATATCCTTCGTACCAAAACTCCAAACGATATATCCGGTCTGCATTCCGGAAACAAGTATTGTAAGAATATTCCTGGCTTACCCGTATCAGAATCACCGTAAACACGGCAAAAGCTACCGACAGTCCTGCAATATTCAATAAGGCTGCACTTCGGGAACGCCGCAATACATCTACAAAATTCCGAATAATCAGTCTCAGATAATTCCTCATCACTAATCGTTTTTCAATATTTTTACCGGATTCCCGGAAGCTACTTTCACACTCTGCCAACCGACCATTAAAGCCGCTACAATAAAAGCCGCCACCCCCGCTCCTTGTTTACCTGAAACCCGTTCACCGATAATTCCCGACGAATATAGATACTCAATAAAATCACAAAAGTCAGCGATATGACAAAACCTCCTATCGTAATAACGGTATATAACCAATTCCGTAAAAAAGTTTTAAATGGTTCATCGCATTCAACGTAAAATTATTGCAATACACTTTCTGTTTTATACAATCCTTATACCAAATACCATAATACTCTCACTACCAAAAACATAACCACCACTTCATTGGAAATATATGTATAATTTCTTGACACCGTTGTCTATTTTTTTACCAATAGTACAGCCCCGCCTGGAATATACTATTCATCTTTTAAGGCATCTAC
It encodes the following:
- a CDS encoding ABC transporter permease, which gives rise to MRTADVKLFVRNLFRNKLYSGITVLGFAMALTFVVLLTVYIRQELSVDVFHAHKDRIVRLASEKGSGYSGPMAAMLKEQFPEVEDYCLFMTNKDGLAAVSPTEKIRYTYAYVSPSFFQMFSFPLVQGNPDEVLQGRHSMVISQALAHKLYGNESPVGKEIKIAGVTVPITGIMADMPENTHFPDFDAAVNIKGLTDYWGWPDGDVLESMGIATFSLYVLEKPGADLKAREQDILSSFQKNGSYYGEEDGPKKVVVEPLEQIYFSPYGGGNRKYNSKGLVGVLIAVGGVILMLAIINYINLSIAQGGMRAKEMSVKKLLGSSRKMLFMQYITESVIMCLLAFVIACGLSILAEPLFNQLMNTHIEVMPLFFSWMFLAVLAVIVFIGVISGLVPAWIVTRFNAIEVMKGAFRKKTKGVYSKVLISFQYVVAIALTICTIVLVKQTHFMEYYDMGFKQENIARFSYVLDAAKKETLRNEVLKLAGVRDVAFVQGDPLDGGNNYSFDYEGRHLSFQTFNVDTSFFRMLGLQVTPTGISNVEGREYMRWTMRNGQTERVVLREQSVWLNKEALRQLGLEGLPVEFKVGNHTTSVRGIVNDFHIRDLSQKLEPVMIAPLQGPETPWTMLVQLQGDRQFATFDEIKKVYNQLSEGTPFEATFMDDAIRQWYSRTKRVSGMIGYLCGLAVLLSAMGILAMATYFIQQRIKEIGIRRVNGATIGEVLEMLMNSFIKWIVIAFVIACPLGYYAMNRWLMSFAYRTTIDWWVFALAGILALCIAGIMICWQSWKAANTNPVEVLKSE
- a CDS encoding ABC transporter permease, with protein sequence MRNYLRLIIRNFVDVLRRSRSAALLNIAGLSVAFAVFTVILIRVSQEYSYNTCFRNADRIYRLEFWYEGYDAGVPVPMAGMISRSVPELSKVGVIQYYGSEAEFTLQGEDGERLFYKEEVAYADTGIVEIFDIPIVAGDAHAALTEKHRLLLPLRIARKWFGNENAVGKNVRCRDVEMTVAAVYQDLPENSSIKNKVYSYDFNSGLRMNNWNYVQFYEISPGTDVQALGRKILTVPEFKEEFQREYDEVRKAGKELVQFRPLKEIYFTEEGGNTDGGNRAFTLLLLVVGGLILSVALVNFVNFSIALSPVRMQALNTQRTFGASRTFLRLCIVSEAVLFSFFAFVIGLLYCYFLNTIGLSDLIKVSVYPAKHIGICFLVAGISILTGLLAGIYPAFYMTAFSPALVLKGSRALSPHGVYLRKTLMVFQFVVSLGLLISVIFIYKQLNMMKMRGWGIDKDNVVYLKTNKELSSQRSAFFTELRRAPFIRDITYASSRFGEESSMDSWNSAAWIGENKTWLTVRMEFVAPNFLSFWGIRIKEGEGFKDTTSYRALVNETFMKEYGLKDPFSVNYSGHRVKGVMYDFNYFTAQYAIQPLILSVMENRSDVYYYIRIEPSAREEALNYIRENIQHFAHSHSGEILFLDDRLQMMYEEENRLGWLISLFGGVTILIALMGVYGLVLFNTRFRAKEIGIRKVNGATISEIVRMLNGESLRLIWIAFVIACPVAWFFMNYYLQNFAYRTGLSAWVFLLSGIIMLLIVVLTTVWQSWKAANANPVDVLKNE
- a CDS encoding FtsX-like permease family protein codes for the protein MIRIYRNFLNVLQRSRSASILNIMGLSVAFAVFIAILIQVNYEYSYNSSFPKADRIYRLELRHSSEAIYQALLPLPGFEIIRAEIPELSVSCLVDKPWRSANFTVVKPDGNMDFFEEGPAYADTNVVRVFDLEVVAGDYRQALTMPGQLFIPLSVAQKFFGETDVIGRTVLFNGAREMTVAAVYRDVPQNSTFQNVLYSASFSSGTQWAQWNYESYYVIPEGTDMEMLVDKLRGLDKIVAGKNSGEKMFADHDLMFLPLKDIYFADVQHLHEPAGNRMMTHILLLIGILVLVVAIVNFVNFSMALAPSRIKSLNTQKTFGAGNRFLRWCVISEAMIFSFLAFLLGVFWCYLLGQTFVQEVMYTSLNPFVHSGLLAGVGSVSLIVGVLAGCYPAFYMTSFSPALVLKGSQALSPRGIFLRNTLMVFQYTVAVALIIGILFIGRQLEMVKNRPWGIEKEHIVYLKSNKDMVQKRTAFVNELRQNPAVTDVTFASELIGDTGMQHWFFDDMIDGEQKRIECDVSMIAPNYLNFFGIEVIEGDRFVSTQDSMVMVNETFKKTYHFDPMGKEMAGMRVGRILKDFNILPLQQSIRPLLLAVNEEWAGNYFYIKINGAARNKALTHIRKTIRELSPTYGGDVRFLNDHLNSLYKGEERLGTLVNIFGLATILLALMGVYGLVLFNSKYKAKEIGVRKVNGATNWQMIIFLNRDFIRMVVLSFVLACPLSWYAISVWLSGFAYKTSLSVWVFLLAGVIVLSITLLTISWQSWKAANANPVEVLKNE
- a CDS encoding serine/threonine protein kinase gives rise to the protein MTPDTDTSSEFITGNYLRFSDTFCDIREFQNSSGGYALLYSAHKEGRMFILKGLKPAYQNNPVYITLLRKEYEIAYPLDHPSLYKAIAFENIEKTGPCIVLEFIDGLSLRDMLLQNRITTNIAVKLIRELIDVTTYLHRHQVIHRDIKPENIIVTHQGNHLKLIDFGLANNDSYKPGPGGVGSKHYAAPELLEKGRSSPQSDIYSIGIIIKELAHNAKLPKTYNRVARKATAPSAEKRHISTEHLKKKLERKPYFSIVFTICLAFLILVSSGYFISISPKQQPESKNIQDIYYNCYLKIDSLLKNAEITPGIDISRPFYDFQKDSVTLIRKFSETIENEYGTYRTSLEYKKSLRWARQCLQKWLDDSRRQYASSLKAAVIKHFDSKANPLPWTVIRQQYIDRFGSIARQNTEFIERHTLSLIYG